Part of the Pseudomonas sp. M30-35 genome is shown below.
CATCTCGCGACAAGTTGTCTCGACAGTCAATGGCAGCCTTGGCAATGCGCAAATGGGCGGTGAGCTGGCGGATGCAGATTTTGCCAACATCACCACGGGCTCCAGCATCAACTCAATGATCATGCCCAACGGCAGCCTTCCTGGTTTCAACGCTCTAGGCACCGACCAAGCCAACCACCAAGGTGCGACTAACACCGGCTCAGCCGGGCATTCAGGCGGCAACTCAGGGAATGGTTTGAGCGGCACCATCAACAGCACCATTCAACGCGGCCTTGCGCCATTGAACATACTCAGTGGGGGCAAGTGAGATGAAGAGTCTGCCGTTGCTAATAGCGCTTGCGATCTCAACCACGGCTTTGGCCGATGGATCGCCAGCATCCATGAGCCAAGCCACTATTTCCAGCAGCGCCAGCCACTATCAAGGCGTTGTTTCAGTTAACCAGGCAGCGGGCGAATGGCAACAGCAAAGTAATGCAAGAGCGCTGGCAGTGGGTAACGGCGCCAGCGCTTCGACCCAACAAATTCAAAACCTGAATATTCATAACGTCGACAGATCTCAAGCCGCAGACGTGGCCATTGAGGCGGGCGCATTTAACTCAGGTAATGGTGTCCTCGGTATCAACCAATCCGCCGGGGCAGGAACTCAACAGGCCAATGCAATGAGTATCAGTGTGAGCTCCGGGCTTATCAGCCTGGATGACTCAATGCTGTCGCAGAACGTGGCCATTACACAGATCTCAGGAGCAGTTGCACCCTCCACTGGGGAGCGACGCGTAGCGACCGATGACACTGCGTTTGTCGGAAGCCGTGGAGTTGTGCAATTGAACCAGAGTGCTGGGGTCGGGAACCGCATGGGGAACAACCTCAGTATCAGGGTGAGTGATTAGCCCTGAGCTCAACACAAGTGAGTAAGTCCTAAGTCC
Proteins encoded:
- a CDS encoding adhesin encodes the protein MKSLPLLIALAISTTALADGSPASMSQATISSSASHYQGVVSVNQAAGEWQQQSNARALAVGNGASASTQQIQNLNIHNVDRSQAADVAIEAGAFNSGNGVLGINQSAGAGTQQANAMSISVSSGLISLDDSMLSQNVAITQISGAVAPSTGERRVATDDTAFVGSRGVVQLNQSAGVGNRMGNNLSIRVSD